One region of Quercus lobata isolate SW786 chromosome 2, ValleyOak3.0 Primary Assembly, whole genome shotgun sequence genomic DNA includes:
- the LOC115974042 gene encoding uncharacterized protein LOC115974042 — protein sequence MTIHSKDEALMCKVFPSSLGPVAMRWFDSLKADSISSFKELTQAFGSRFITYSRVPQPLSSLLSLSMREGETLKTYSNRYWEMYNEMDDNFKDVAFNTFKSGIPTKHGLRKSLTGKPVTNLCQLMDRIDKYKRVEEDQQMGKGKNKVIP from the coding sequence ATGACCATCCATTCCAAAGACGAAGCCCTGATGTGCAAAGTCTTCCCATCCAGCCTGGGACCCGTAgcaatgagatggtttgacAGCTTGAAGGCCGACTCCATAAGCTCCTTTAAGGAGCTCACTCAGGCATTTGGTTCTCGCTTCATCACCTACAGCAGAGTCCCTCAACCCTTATCTTCCCTACTATCTTTGAgtatgagagagggagagacccTTAAAACATACTCGAacagatattgggagatgtacaaTGAGATGGACGACAACTTTAAAGACGTCGCCTTCAATACCTTCAAAAGCGGCATCCCAACcaagcatggcttaaggaagtcCCTAACGGGAAAACCTGTCACCAATCTGTGCCAACTCATGGATCGTATTGACAAGTATAAGAGGGTCGAGGAAGACCAGCAAATGGGTAAAGGAAAGAATAAGGTTATCCCTTAG